The following nucleotide sequence is from Cotesia glomerata isolate CgM1 unplaced genomic scaffold, MPM_Cglom_v2.3 scaffold_113, whole genome shotgun sequence.
GTTAAAATGTCAGTgatgtaatatataaaaatcaactataaaaaCCGCTCcaaatattaatgttttttccGGTTGACTCGCAACTTGTTCTACTCTCatcggtaattttttttatagcgcATGGATTTTGGCGTTGCATCAAATACCGACTGGTAGGTTTTCGGGTCGTAAATTTCTTAGCTTGACATTACGCTACGTAGCTACTATTATACTACTTTATACTACTGCAAGCTGATGCAAGCTGGTATTGCTAAAATGCATACACCGAGGAtaagaaaaaacttttttgtttgACAGTTCATTGCCAGTTAAGTTGAGGGACTAACTTGCATACAGGACTCAATTCCGGTCCAATTGGCATTTGTAGCTAAGGAAATCAGCCCTCGAAAAATTCAAGACAGATATTTAGCCGACGTAAGATATTATTGACGTTTCGTAAAGTTACACACAATGTTATTTGTACATACTCAAGGCTATATAGCACTCTGATGACCGTATGATAATTTTATCCCAacggttttatttttatttttagaatcttAGATGTGCTCTTGAATTTTCATTgatcaataacaataaatgaaTAGCTGTTAAGTGACTTTATGACACTACTAAACGTTTGACTTCgtactctttttattttttgtttatctttttctttttcttctttttcttcttggTCTTATTCTTACTCCATTCGTCTTCTACTTCTTCCCCTCCACTCAAAGGGGATTAGCATAAATAAAACGATACACGTAACAGCTTCCATTCACCAACACATTACACACGAACCAGCGTGTCGTCGAGATAAAAGCAAAAAATGAGATGAACGAGCAACAATAGGAGTTGATAGTAAAGTCATAACGACTGCTGTGATATTATTATACAGCTTTTACCCCAACACTTAAGAGGAAATTTCCTCTTATCTATTTACCCTTATAATATACGtgtcatacatacatacatacagatcTATCGATATGTCTCATCTATACGTATAAGTTTAActgtatataaatacatagaCAAATACGGAGACACTgtaacagaaaaaaagatatagACAGCCGCAGAAGATTAGGGGTGGTGCTCCACTGCCCTAAATAGAACAGTGAGTTCAACGATTCGACCCCCACAAGGCCAGAGATAGCTCGGTTTATACTTCCGAGGACTTTCCTGCCCTACATGCTCACAAATCAGAATCGTTATCTCGAGGGTAAATGCTACTGCTTGACACGGTCATAGTTTGAATGACAAATTGTTAAAAGTTTCGCttaaataaatgaagaaaaaatcaactctgacgtaaaatttttttgtaaggaTCGAGTGGCTTTGGGTAAACAAAAGTTCCACCTCTAAAACTCTTTATCAAGTGAAGAGAATGATGCATCTAGATATCTAGATAATTTAGGGGAGTGTATAGGCTGACCAAAGCGGATGTGTACATACCTGAAAGTTCACGACGACGCGATTGGTTCTCATAGCACAATCGATTTTCACCCTTATTCGAACGTTTACCCACGAGGGATACGATCCACATGATTCAGATGTAGAATTAATAACTAGTACtcgttataaataataaatcaattcaGTGTCAATACATCAACATAACTTTTCATCGATCGTATTGTTTTATGTGTATAACATTTGTATATACGTATACgtctatttatatatatttttatattttacataagTATCTATACTACACTATATACTCTACGATGATTTggtaacagaaaaaaaagctCCGTGGTTACGTTTCTTTATGTGTTCGTTCAGTACTGCGCGATCGCCGTGACTTAAAATCCACACAAACTTATACtcttttttatgtatttcaatatattattattttttgtttaaatcaaCTATACGGTCTCGTAGATTAAACCGAAGcgaagaaaaaacaaaaactttCAAAATAGAACGATGGGTTGCTTTTAAATTTTCCCTATAGCCACATTAATATTGTCgtctaaaaagaaaaaaaagaaaaaaaaatataaataaaaataagtatcaagaaaatgaataaatataaatagacatgaaagttttatttttaacactaaaaaattaatttcgttttttattctttagtttttattttagactttgttgttattatttcttttttattcaaaatatttatttatatatttttgatttgttttatttttttagtattaaaaactCGGATTATCCTGGGTCTCTCACCTTTTTAAGAAGTACTAGTTGGTTTCTTCTTTAGAATCGCATTCAACATCACGTCACACACTCGTAAGCCCAACATTATTTCGTCACGAGTAAACTATCAACGCTCTAGTCGACGGAGCTTGCGAAACGTGCTTTACCACTTGTTTCATGGGCGCTGCGAGCAACGACGATTTGCTCCACTATCGATTGCCATGTGTGCCCCTTGAAACGGGTCGCGTCGCGCGCTTTCTTaagctctctctctctcttaaGCTCTCTACCTCAGTCTCTTTCTAGTTTTTATTTCTTGTTTCCGTACTATTATCTAAAATCTCTTTAAACTTGTTCTTCTTTCAACTCCGACTCTCTATAATATGTTTTTTCCGTCCATCAGTTAAACACACGACGTTTTCAATTTAGTATACGAAACACCCTGGATGACAGATCTGAGAAATGTCGagagttaaattaaaaaatagtttttcaaaaaaaaaaacttatacatttatatatatatattacattaatttatatagatatatagatacaTATCAGCCAAGCAAACACTTTTAATTTGGTCAAGGAAGCGGAGCTCGTAATCCCCGAGGACGGGACTACACGACTAAACCGCTCAGCTGGTTCTACTGCTGGCTTCATGTTTGTTCATGACGAGGCGCTCACTTGGACAACTGCCAGCAATGCGCTTGCCTGGCCAATATAGTTTACTTTCTACACCCTACTCTTTGCATCTTTGATCACATCGGACATTTTTCTGAATGACAGCTGATTACCACCTCAACCAATTACATTTATACTacgtcaaattaatttaaacaacgATCAATCTTAATCTCAATTCTTACTTCTTAATTTAACTTCATGAATTCGTCTTAACAAAAATTCtactttatataaatattatttattcacgcCACGATACAAAAACATCATCAGTGCGATATCTTTGAACGCAGGTGGTCTCGCTCCAGGGAGTCGGTTTCCCCGTTTTGTATTGCAGTAATCCAGCTACTGCAATCATCACTCCATTGTCGATGCAAAATCGCTCGTCAGTTGCATATAATTTTGCATTCCGCTCTTTACACATAACATCCATCATTTCTTGGAGTCTCTCGTTGCAGCCAACTCCACCTACTATCAGTACTTCCGATGAACCTACATGAGCCATTGCTCTttcttatataaaaaaaaaaagaagaaaaaattcatcattcatttaaaaaatttatcatcaaaATAAACCATTTATCATTACCTGTTATTTCAATAAGCATGGCAAAAGTTGTTTCTTGCAATGAAAAGCATAAATCTTCTTTTGTATATTTTCCAGTACTGAGCCAATCATCCAATCGCTCTTCAATGTGAGATAAAATTCCCGAGAATGAAACATCCATTCCTTTTACAACATATGGCAAAGGCGCCAATTTTTTTCCTCTAGAagttaaagttaaaataatcatttcaatatttaataacttaacagtaatattaaaataaaattactttttagcCATTTGTTCAATGTTGTACCCTGGACTAGGGTCATTAGAAAGCGTCAAAAGTCTGGCGAATCTGTCCAGGCAATTTCCGACAGCAATATCAATTGTTTCCCCAAAAATTCTGTATCTCTGACGTGAGTAAGCAATAATCTGAGTATTACCCCCCGAGACATACAAAATAGTTGGGTCCTTGCTTCCGGTGATTAATCTTCCCATTTCAATATGCCCTACACAGTGGTTAACCGCCACCATGGGTTTGTTATACATCTGCGCGACCGTTCGCGCGACAAGTGCTAAAACTGTCAGCGGGCCTCCCATTCCAGGTCCTTTGGTGTAACAAATTACATCGACATCCTTCATGGTTAACTTAGCATCACTTAGCGCTTGCTTGAGGACTTCCAGCACGTGAGTACGATGATGGATTGCGGTTTCTTTTGGTAAAaatccttaaaaaataaaaataaaaattagcaattaaaaaatgatactaaagttagcagtcacttgacaatttttaaattttattaaacaaaaaaatttgttccaaaaagttatttttaaaaaaattgcatttttttttaaatgtcaatttttttttgccataatttatttgtttaaaaaattcttaaaatgatcaaatatctgctaaattaattttagtattaaaaaataaaaattaaaataaatatcaagatGAATTACCTTCACCGGGCGGTGTAATGTAAGTACGTCTGACATTTGAAAGTACTTCATTGTCACGAATTATTCCAACAGCCAATTTATTGGCGCTTCCTTCAAACCCAATCGCTATcaccatttttaaaaaattatttcttcaattattattataaatattggaaattttataacCTGTCAAATATATTCGATTCAGAGGCAATAACATCAACAATAACATTCCTACATGattgtaataacaataacaataaacagTACGGCGGATGACAACAGAACGAGACTTGAGCGCCACGAAGAAAATgtcaacaatttaaaaaccCGGGAATAAAAATTGACCGACCGTAGCTAAGGCTTTAAAGGTTCTATTTTGAGGGTTCAAATCAAAAGTAAAAGCTGATTGTCATCTACAGTAACAATATTATCCTTGACGTTGGACGACAAGAGTTGACGTAAAAAATTCTGGTGATCCTTGATTGTCATTGTTTAATTGATCTCGCGGTATACTGGTCAGTATAAATAATACGCGAAGTTTATGTCTATGAACAGCATTGTCTAATGCTACTCAGATTGTTGCTGTAGCCGGAGtgataagtaattaaaacGTGAGTGCAGTaaccaacaaaaaaaaatattaacactTGGCCCCTTATGTGGCTCGTCGCGATGCTATATATAATGCATATATGTATATCTACATACctaagtataaatatatatatctgataaaaatgaaatcaaatatatattaatatatgtatttatattcatattcatatttatatttatatttatatttatatttatatatatatatatatatatatatatatatatatatatatatatatatatatatatatatatatatatatatgtatatatgtatatacatatcATTTTTACATCTCGGGCGTCATTAATTTGCGCGTCACGGGTCTTTGTGTAACATTcacaaaaatatgtaatttaagaaaagttgaaaaaaaaaattttgctgaGCACACACCACTCTGGACAATTCATTTAGTTGCATGCAAGTTTATTTAATGTACAATATTGTTTACGATATTAACAAtatgtattataaatatgtaaactGTTTCTGGTGACAATAATTAACGTTAAGCTTCACGCGAACAATGTTGTGTTTACGgttaattacttataaattaaaaattatcatttctcTACACTATcctacattttttattacttttaattaaatgtttatgtatatatggaTAATTGAGTTGCTTGACATTCCTTAGTTGCTGATACATGATGTACAAGAGATAAAAGACACTGTAatattattgattgaaaaaaatgtcaatttctttggaaagaaaaatacttttctttaaaattgacaaactaattgatttaaattatgtttttgCTGTTATCAATGTTATCGTCGGCGTGAAAATGGTGAGATTGTGTCAGTACCTCGGAACCATGATAACATACGGGACTTGACCGCGGTAAGAAAGAGCGAGcaggtcaaaaaaaaattttttgacttgtTCTGgcgaaacaaaataaaataaaaagttgtgctttcttcacaattttttttttttttaattgacaagTTTGGTGCCAATGAGATATTTTGGTACGCTCGTGCTATTTCCGGATCATCGGGGTGATGAGAGTCGTTTTGTTCGCGAGCACATTATCCGGATAATGTTTCAGTCGTTAagttaattgtaattaaaattactaattaattatgacCGCGTTAACCGCTAAACTCTCGTCGAATCGCCGGTAGCCGGTCAGCCGgtaataatttgtattaaaagcATGGAATTTCATGGATCGCTGATAGACAGGCTATGTCAGGCGATCAGAGGTGTTGCATACTcgtaacagttaataaattaagataaggatttatacatatataataatattgctTCAGTAAAATAGAATCCAGAATCTTTAGTCGcgtttaaaaatcaaaaataaaaatatataaactaaTGTATCTATGGAGGTAAAAAACCTCTACTCTGGAATGAATGATGATTCTGTTCTATGAATTATAAAGCAACAATATTATCGTTTTGGATGGTCAATCGTGTAATGAGAACTAACGTCTACTTCACTACTCTCGCAGGCGTTTTGAAGAAGGCTGATTATCTACGCTACATCTTCGATTCTTTTTATTCATCTCAtcaaaggtaattttttaattaatattcattagtactgaaaaaaaaactttttatttattcaagagaaaaattctaaaaccaagaaaattattttgaagattttcatAGCCttcaatcaagaaaaaaattttgaaattaagtaaaatttaatgcaAGAAAAATCATAAACCCTAAATCAGCAGACtattgactattttttaattttgtttaaaaaataagttctaaaaaataattttcttgctccaataatttttttctttttttttttttttcaagtgtaataaaatctgtcaatttttaagattttttaaaaaagaaaaaaaaatttcaaaaaactatGAATGTAAATTCAcagaaatattttcttactactaaatttcaatattatgcttaattaataaaagtgtaatgataataaatttaaaaattaatttaataaaaataattacagaagATGTCACGAGATTACGACAGTAGGAGACGCGGCAACACCAGTGGATCCAGTAAACTACGAATGGACGCGAGTATGTCTGGGTCACGACCACACATAGAACCATCTTCAAGCAAACGTAAGGAACTAGACAACGTGATGCGGAAAGCCCGTGAATCGCAGTCGACGAGCTATTGGAACAAAAAATTACTCGAAGTGGAAGAACGTGATCCGAATCGTTGGCGCCACAGTGGTTACAAAGAATTATACGTTGGTGGTAGCGCACCGAGTGGTGAGACCAGCAGCAGTCGTAACCACCCTCGAAGTCCTCGGAGTCCTCGACCAAGAAGCCCACACAGTCCTCGAGGCGGAGgtggaggaggaggaggaggaggtgGAGCACGTAGTCCAAGATCACCGCGAGAACGTACTCACAACAGCAAGCAACGCCCGGCGCGTAGTCCGAGTACCGGTAGCACCTGCTCAGATCGCTCGTGTTCGGTCTGTTCACCGAGGGAACGTCGTCGCGTTGTGCCGCAGTCACGATCACGATCGAGGTCGATAACGCCGGTACGACAGCGAGCACACCCGAAGGAAATTCCCGCGTCAAGTTCGCGGGCCGCTGTCCCGTCACGTGCCACAAGACCGGCGACAAGGCCGCCGCCTCCGATGCCGCGACCGCGTACTCCACCGCCTGAACCCCAGCCGCCTTCCTCCAGACACCACAAAGAGTACAAGGCCCTCAAGGAGAAAGAAGCCAAGGAAGCCAGGGCACGCCGCAAAGAGAAACATCACAATAGTAGGGTGCCTGAAGATCCACGGGTACCTGATCCTATTCCTTTGGTAATCATCACTTGGTTCCATGACCAAGGGGATgttcagaattaaaaatttaatttcaattgattttttataataaatcatttcatttaagattttttatatttaattatatttttattcttgatttataGATGCGGAGACCTGTTAAAGTTGAGAAAACACATTCAGCACATCCAGTGTCTTCAGTTCTTGTCCATCCACCGCCAGCAGAATCTTCTGGTAGTGAAGATAGTGATAGTTCATCAAATGCCTCACAGACTGGTCCTCCACGAATGACTTTGTCAGAacggtaattattagttatattgcataatttttttaaaataaaggtTATTCAGACACATATGTAGCTAGCTTTTTTACTCGCTAGTACTGTTTT
It contains:
- the LOC123273651 gene encoding probable tRNA N6-adenosine threonylcarbamoyltransferase, translated to MVIAIGFEGSANKLAVGIIRDNEVLSNVRRTYITPPGEGFLPKETAIHHRTHVLEVLKQALSDAKLTMKDVDVICYTKGPGMGGPLTVLALVARTVAQMYNKPMVAVNHCVGHIEMGRLITGSKDPTILYVSGGNTQIIAYSRQRYRIFGETIDIAVGNCLDRFARLLTLSNDPSPGYNIEQMAKKGKKLAPLPYVVKGMDVSFSGILSHIEERLDDWLSTGKYTKEDLCFSLQETTFAMLIEITERAMAHVGSSEVLIVGGVGCNERLQEMMDVMCKERNAKLYATDERFCIDNGVMIAVAGLLQYKTGKPTPWSETTCVQRYRTDDVFVSWRE
- the LOC123273650 gene encoding serine/arginine repetitive matrix protein 1-like isoform X1 encodes the protein MSRDYDSRRRGNTSGSSKLRMDASMSGSRPHIEPSSSKRKELDNVMRKARESQSTSYWNKKLLEVEERDPNRWRHSGYKELYVGGSAPSGETSSSRNHPRSPRSPRPRSPHSPRGGGGGGGGGGGARSPRSPRERTHNSKQRPARSPSTGSTCSDRSCSVCSPRERRRVVPQSRSRSRSITPVRQRAHPKEIPASSSRAAVPSRATRPATRPPPPMPRPRTPPPEPQPPSSRHHKEYKALKEKEAKEARARRKEKHHNSRVPEDPRVPDPIPLMRRPVKVEKTHSAHPVSSVLVHPPPAESSGSEDSDSSSNASQTGPPRMTLSERFGKMAQWSVDRREMENMRITKDGENAMKVVIEGEERIARLGYDSPPPGHYPETLLAQGPRGLDCWDDVRVRYDYYKARGYLRDLTLDDYVKWEEWWYKYQEWLEAERFYEQWATSGGRNNDGPGRAGGHRHGNRGGLRSHLGRGAPSGPSDGLGIPISERIGTTERGGIITGGMRLQKRRGRRLNVVH
- the LOC123273650 gene encoding serine/arginine repetitive matrix protein 1-like isoform X2, translated to MSRDYDSRRRGNTSGSSKLRMDASMSGSRPHIEPSSSKRKELDNVMRKARESQSTSYWNKKLLEVEERDPNRWRHSGYKELYVGGSAPSGETSSSRNHPRSPRSPRPRSPHSPRGGGGGGGGGGGARSPRSPRERTHNSKQRPARSPSTGSTCSDRSCSVCSPRERRRVVPQSRSRSRSITPVRQRAHPKEIPASSSRAAVPSRATRPATRPPPPMPRPRTPPPEPQPPSSRHHKEYKALKEKEAKEARARRKEKHHNSRVPEDPRMRRPVKVEKTHSAHPVSSVLVHPPPAESSGSEDSDSSSNASQTGPPRMTLSERFGKMAQWSVDRREMENMRITKDGENAMKVVIEGEERIARLGYDSPPPGHYPETLLAQGPRGLDCWDDVRVRYDYYKARGYLRDLTLDDYVKWEEWWYKYQEWLEAERFYEQWATSGGRNNDGPGRAGGHRHGNRGGLRSHLGRGAPSGPSDGLGIPISERIGTTERGGIITGGMRLQKRRGRRLNVVH